The Tripterygium wilfordii isolate XIE 37 chromosome 4, ASM1340144v1, whole genome shotgun sequence genome has a window encoding:
- the LOC119997085 gene encoding uncharacterized protein LOC119997085 codes for MALGGVINCSKARTSASATVTSAMLSTSILPRFSYSSLKCKTKFVYFHRHGIRVPLSTRFFCKCFNDQDPDDITSYRQAFSRRMAMAGLKPHHRIALGVSGGPDSMALCVLAAGWKTEDPDAFGKANGFIDGLLAIIVDHGLRGESKAEANLVSSRVSDMGIRSEIARCEWSDGRPNQGHLQEAARDMRYQIFQTVCTQQQIGVLLVAHHADDQAELFILRLSRNSGVLGLAGMAFTSQMFLSTHPYGKNARNYGILLVRPLLDFSKEDMYKICQGSNQSWVEDPTNKSPLYARNRIRMSLENLSSRTFKSEMQAVISACRKTRAYVHQICCDLINQAVTITDQGYAVIDLSILYPLKIKDIYLSQFVALVLQFISQRHRPIRGGASKLLLDYIRTFPCKTSLTVAGCYLCPAPGSKGAKFLACCSTNPLPLQMEVFDSPSHEEEKQYISSELKQILLDGKAYSDNLVPDASDVHFLDITSQSVLTEAKRLNIISEPTYQSVLLLQKEEMGHFKSKTEVTVDCDSKDEIKCVDTSSSVRLQPGQTCYFMNRFFVTWELKNNGFGSGHSRECYRDGDFTEETQQCNCLSCVFDSEMGAEVRHMIESDWLFLAKLSQSLSLQHAQQESILSDSKTDQIMQKSNPCLDYARSLAQRALWLLKSIPVAARRSLPVLVNSQGLLLSIPSIGFQQCPSVIVSASFKPRVPLGGGRSSFI; via the exons ATGGCCTTAGGAGGCGTAATCAACTGCTCGAAGGCTAGAACCTCTGCTAGCGCCACCGTTACCTCCGCCATGTTATCTACTTCAATTCTTCCTAGGTTTTCATATTCATCACTAAAGTGCAAGACCAAGTTCGTTTATTTTCATCGTCACGGGATCCGCGTCCCTCTTTCTACTCGGTTCTTCTGCAAGTGTTTTAATGACCAGGACCCAGATGACATAACTTCCTATAGGCAGGCTTTCTCTCGGAGAATGGCCATGGCAGGGCTCAAGCCGCATCATCGTATTG CTTTAGGAGTATCTGGGGGCCCTGACAGTATGGCCCTCTGCGTATTGGCCGCTGGCTGGAAAACTGAAGACCCGGATGCCTTTGGTAAGGCCAATGGTTTCATTGATGGTCTTTTGGCAATAATTGTTGATCATGGACTACGTGGGGAGAGCAAAGCTGAGGCTAATCTTGTTTCTTCTCGTGTGTCTGATATGG GAATCAGAAGTGAGATTGCTCGTTGTGAGTGGTCAGACGGGAGGCCAAATCAGGGGCACTTACAAGAAGCAGCCCGTGACATGAG GTATCAAATATTTCAGACTGTTTGCACTCAACAACAGATTGGTGTGTTACTTGTTGCTCATCATGCAGATGACCAG GCTGAGTTATTCATTCTTCGACTATCTCGCAATAGTGGTGTGCTTGGACTTGCAGGCATGGCATTTACATCTCAAATGTTCCTATCTACTCATCCTTATGGTAAAAATGCAAGAAACTATGGCATTCTTTTAGTGAGGCCACTTCTGGATTTCTCAAAAGAAGACATGTATAAG ATATGTCAGGGCAGTAACCAGTCTTGGGTGGAAGACCCAACTAATAAAAGCCCATTGTATGCTCGGAATAGGATTCGAATGTCATTAGAAAATCTGTCATCAC GTACCTTCAAGTCTGAGATGCAAGCAGTTATTTCTGCCTGTCGAAAAACACGTGCGTATGTTCACCAAATTTGCTGTGATTTGATAAATCAGGCTGTGACTATAACGGAT CAAGGTTATGCTGTTATTGACTTGtcgattctttatccattaaaaATCAAGGACATCTACCTGTCACAGTTTGTAGCCTTGGTCTTGCAG TTTATCTCACAAAGGCACAGGCCCATAAGGGGTGGTGCTTCAAAGTTGCTGTTGGATTACATTCGTACTTTCCCTTGCAAG ACCTCCCTCACTGTGGCTGGCTGTTACCTATGTCCAGCTCCTGGGTCTAAGGGTGCCAAGTTTTTGGCTTGTTGTTCTACGAATCCTCTGCCTTTGCAAATGGAAGTTTTTGACTCTCCATCTCACgaagaagaaaagcaatatATTTCGAGTGAGTTAAAGCAAATCTTACTTGATGGCAAGGCATACTCAGATAACTTAGTTCCCGATGCATCGGATGTACATTTTTTGGACATCACATCTCAATCAGTTCTAACTGAAGCCAAGAGGCTCAATATTATTAGTGAGCCAACATATCAGAGTGTTCTTTTATTGCAGAAGGAGGAAATGGGTCATTTCAAGAGTAAAACTGAAGTTACAGTTGATTGCGACTCTAAGGATGAAATCAAATGTGTTGACACATCTTCAAGTGTAAGACTTCAACCTGGACAAACATGCTACTTCATGAAcagattttttgttacatggGAACTCAAAAACAATGGTTTTGGCAGCGGACATTCCAGGGAATGTTATCGTGACGGGGATTTCACAGAGGAAACTCAGCAATGTAACTGCCTGTCCTGTGTATTTGATAGTGAGATGGGAGCTGAGGTGCGGCATATGATTGAATCTGACTGGCTGTTTCTTGCTAAGTTGTCTCAATCTCTTAGCTTGCAACATGCTCAACAGGAAAGCATTCTCTCAGATAGTAAAACAGATCAAATAATGCAGAAGTCGAATCCCTGCTTAGATTATGCAAGATCATTGGCTCAAAGAGCTCTCTGGCTCTTGAAATCTATTCCAGTTGCTGCCAGAAGAAGTCTGCCAGTTCTTGTGAATAGTCAAGGGCTGTTATTAAGCATACCA AGCATTGGCTTCCAGCAATGCCCTTCTGTGATTGTTTCCGCTTCATTCAAGCCAAGAGTACCACTCGGGGGAGGTCGTAGTTCTTTTATTTAA
- the LOC119997084 gene encoding subtilisin-like protease SBT6.1 isoform X1, producing MITHRTSLPYIFAVFTAFLSFSFLHFKLPLESSPTQNLTLIPNRTLDHRSNYIVRFTEYRRAEDHRSYIQSSVRSEGWEWIERRNPAAKYPTDFGVISVDDSVREDLIGEIERLGLVKDINLDRSYTKGLLENAFIDGEKRPGKIFTSMSFSKGEEDYSPVAAATANSSISWSRRLLTQKSQVTSLLGAEVLWAKGYTGAKVKMAIFDTGIRADHPHFRHIKERTNWTDEDTLNDNLGHGTFVASVVAGNDAECPGFAPDTEIYAFRVFTDTQVSYTSWFLDAFNYAIATNMDVLNLSIGGPDYLDLPFVEKVWEITANNIIMVSAIGNDGPLYGTLNNPADQSDVIGVGGIDYSDHIASFSSRGMTTWEIPHGYGRVKPDVVAYGREIMGSKISTGCKSLSGTSVASPVVSGVVCLLVSIIPESKRKDVLNPASMKQALVEGAAKLSGPNMYEQGAGRIDLLESYEILKIYKPRASIFPSALDYTDCPYSWPFCHEPLYAGAMPVIFNATILNGMGVIGYVESPPTWHPLDEEGSLLSIHFTYSKVIWPWTGYIALHMQIKEEGAQFSGEIEGNVSVKVYSPPAPGEKSYRSSLCVLQLKLKVVSTPPRSKRILWDQFHSIKYPPGYIPRDSLDVRNDILDWHGDHLHTNFHILFNMLRDAGYYVETLGSPFTCFDALQYGTLLLVDLEDEYFEEEIEKLKDDVINNGLGIAVFAEWYNLDTMVKMRFFDDNTRSWWTPITGGANIPALNDLLAPYGIAFGDKILNGDFSINGEQSRYASGTDIVRFPGDGFVHSFPFLDSSESGAAQNTLLASGTTKEESPILGLLEVGEGRIAVYGDSNCLDSSHMVTNCYWLLKKILEFTNDNSRDPLLFSDSAKLGDPLYKDDIQLPSRRTDVNFTSYSAVLGKELICRSDSRFDVWGTKGYNLHVRGRHRSRPGYPVIYKRKGLNSSVVAKKVGPPKFTENSNSDSIGNKYLGGLLNRDELDMPAMVTSHWLVPAAVAFSGLMILLSIWRIRQKRRRRRRGSTSSRLGNA from the exons ATGATCACTCACCGAACCTCATTACCTTACATCTTCGCTGTTTTCACAGCTTTCctgtctttttctttccttcatttCAAACTCCCTCTGGAATCAAGCCCGACTCAGAACCTAACCCTAATCCCAAATCGCACCCTTGACCATCGCAGCAACTACATCGTCCGCTTCACTGAGTACAGGCGAGCCGAGGACCACCGTTCGTACATCCAATCGAGTGTCCGATCGGAAGGCTGGGAATGGATCGAGAGGCGGAATCCGGCTGCCAAGTACCCGACGGATTTTGGTGTGATATCTGTTGATGATTCGGTGAGGGAGGACTTGATTGGAGAGATTGAGAGGCTTGGGTTGGTGAAGGATATAAATCTCGATAGAAGTTACACGAAGGGTTTGCTTGAGAATGCTTTCATTGATGGGGAAAAGCGTCCCGGGAAGATCTTCACCTCCATGTCTTTTAGCAAAGGAGAAGAAGATTATTCACCAGTGGCGGCCGCAACCGCTAATTCTTCCATTAGTTGGTCGCGCCGTCTCCTGACGCAG AAGTCCCAGGTGACTTCCTTGTTGGGAGCAGAAGTTCTTTGGGCAAAAGGATACACCGGTGCTAAAGTCAAAATGGCCATATTCGACACTGGAATTCGAGCTGATCACCCACACTTTCGTCATATCAAG GAGCGTACAAATTGGACAGATGAGGATACCCTAAATGACAATCTTGGGCATGGGACATTTGTTGCTAGTGTTGTTGCTGGAAACGATGCAGAGTGTCCTGGTTTTGCGCCAGACACTGAGATTTATGCTTTCCGTGTGTTCACAGATACGCAG GTATCTTACACATCATGGTTCCTTGATGCCTTCAATTATGCTATTGCAACCAACATGGATGTGCTAAATTTGAGTATAGGTGGACCTGATTACTTGGATCTTCCATTTGTGGAAAAG GTTTGGGAAATAACAGCTAATAATATAATCATGGTTTCGGCTATTGGAAATGACGGGCCACTTTATGGGACTTTGAACAACCCAGCAGATCAAAGTGATGTTATTGGTGTTGGTGGCATTGACTACAGTGATCATATAGCCTCATTTTCCTCACGTGGCATGACTACTTGGGAGATTCCACATGG GTATGGCCGCGTTAAACCGGATGTTGTAGCTTATGGGCGAGAAATCATGGGATCCAAGATCAGTACAGGATGTAAAAGTCTATCAGGCACCAGCGTAGCTAGTCCTGTGGTTTCTGGTGTGGTGTGCCTTCTTGTGAGCATTATTCCTGAAAGCAAACGGAAGGACGTTCTAAATCCAGCAAGCATGAAACAAGCACTTGTTGAGGGGGCTGCAAAACTTTCTGGTCCCAACATGTATGAGCAAGGTGCTGGGAGAATTGATCT GTTAGAATCGTATGAAATTCTGAAGATCTACAAACCACGGGCAAGCATCTTCCCTAGTGCTCTTGATTATACTGATTGCCCTTATTCCTGGCCCTTCTGTCATGAGCCACTTTATGCAGGTGCTATGCCTGTTATCTTTAATGCTACTATTCTAAATGGGATGGGTGTAATTGGCTACGTTGAAAGTCCTCCAACATGGCATCCTTTGGATGAGGAAGGGAGCCTTCTAAGCATTCATTTTACCTATTCTAAAGTCATCTGGCCTTGGACTGGTTATATAGCTCTACACATGCAAATTAAGGAGGAAGGTGCACAGTTCTCTGGTGAGATTGAAGGCAATGTCTCTGTTAAGGTATACAGTCCTCCAGCTCCAGGAGAGAAGAGTTATCGAAGTAGTTTGTGTGTGCtccaattaaaattaaaagttgTTTCGACTCCGCCAAGATCTAAACGAATTTTATGGGATCAGTTTCACAGTATAAAATATCCTCCTGGATATATTCCAAGAGATTCTTTGGATGTTCGCAATGATATTCTCGACTGGCATGGAGATCACCTTCAtacaaattttcatattttgttcaACATGTTACGAGATGCGGGATACTATGTTGAAACCCTTGGTTCTCCTTTTACATGTTTCGATGCTCTCCAATATGGTACACTCCTGCTGGTGGATCTTGAAGATGAGTACTTTGAAGAAGAGATTGAGAAACTGAAGGATGATGTTATTAATAATGGATTGGGAATAGCTGTCTTTGCTGAATGGTATAACTTGGATACAATGGTGAAGATGAGGTTCTTTGATGATAACACTAGGAGCTGGTGGACTCCAATTACTGGAGGTGCAAATATTCCTGCATTGAATGATCTTTTAGCTCCTTATGGGATTGCTTTTGGAGACAAAATTCTGAATGGTGACTTTTCTATAAATGGTGAGCAAAGTCGATATGCATCTGGAACAGATATCGTGAGGTTTCCTGGAGATGGGTTCGTGCACAGCTTCCCTTTCCTGGATAGCTCAGAGAGTGGTGCTGCTCAAAACACACTGCTTGCTTCTGGCACGACTAAG GAAGAATCCCCCATTCTAGGGCTTTTAGAGGTGGGTGAAGGTCGTATTGCAGTTTATGGAGACTCCAACTGTTTAGATAGCAGCCATATGGTTACAAATTGTTACTGGCTTTTGAAAAAGATACTAGAATTTACCAACGACAACAGTAGAGATCCTTTGCTTTTCTCAGATTCTGCTAAGTTGGGTGATCCACTTTACAAGGATGATATCCAATTACCTTCACGTCGAACTGATGTTAATTTCACATCGTATTCTGCTGTTTTGGGCAAGGAGTTGATATGCAGGAGTGACTCCAGATTTGATGTGTGGGGAACTAAAGGATACAATCTACATGTTAGAGGAAGACACAGAAGCCGGCCTGGTTATCCTGTTATTTACAAGAGGAAAGGTCTGAATTCCAGTGTGGTAGCTAAGAAGGTTGGGCCTCCCAAATTCACTGAGAACAGCAACAGTGATTCCATTGGAAATAAATACTTGGGAGGCCTGCTTAACCGAGATGAG CTCGATATGCCTGCAATGGTTACCAGCCATTGGCTTGTACCTGCAGCAGTTGCATTTTCTG GCTTGATGATATTATTGAGCATTTGGCGGATTCGACAAAAGCGACGTCGACGACGGAGAGGATCCACCTCAAGCCGGTTGGGCAATGCATAG
- the LOC119997084 gene encoding subtilisin-like protease SBT6.1 isoform X2, producing MTILGMGHLLLVLLLETMQSVLVLRQTLRFMLSVCSQIRSILQVSYTSWFLDAFNYAIATNMDVLNLSIGGPDYLDLPFVEKVWEITANNIIMVSAIGNDGPLYGTLNNPADQSDVIGVGGIDYSDHIASFSSRGMTTWEIPHGYGRVKPDVVAYGREIMGSKISTGCKSLSGTSVASPVVSGVVCLLVSIIPESKRKDVLNPASMKQALVEGAAKLSGPNMYEQGAGRIDLLESYEILKIYKPRASIFPSALDYTDCPYSWPFCHEPLYAGAMPVIFNATILNGMGVIGYVESPPTWHPLDEEGSLLSIHFTYSKVIWPWTGYIALHMQIKEEGAQFSGEIEGNVSVKVYSPPAPGEKSYRSSLCVLQLKLKVVSTPPRSKRILWDQFHSIKYPPGYIPRDSLDVRNDILDWHGDHLHTNFHILFNMLRDAGYYVETLGSPFTCFDALQYGTLLLVDLEDEYFEEEIEKLKDDVINNGLGIAVFAEWYNLDTMVKMRFFDDNTRSWWTPITGGANIPALNDLLAPYGIAFGDKILNGDFSINGEQSRYASGTDIVRFPGDGFVHSFPFLDSSESGAAQNTLLASGTTKEESPILGLLEVGEGRIAVYGDSNCLDSSHMVTNCYWLLKKILEFTNDNSRDPLLFSDSAKLGDPLYKDDIQLPSRRTDVNFTSYSAVLGKELICRSDSRFDVWGTKGYNLHVRGRHRSRPGYPVIYKRKGLNSSVVAKKVGPPKFTENSNSDSIGNKYLGGLLNRDELDMPAMVTSHWLVPAAVAFSGLMILLSIWRIRQKRRRRRRGSTSSRLGNA from the exons ATGACAATCTTGGGCATGGGACATTTGTTGCTAGTGTTGTTGCTGGAAACGATGCAGAGTGTCCTGGTTTTGCGCCAGACACTGAGATTTATGCTTTCCGTGTGTTCACAGATACGCAG CATATTGCAGGTATCTTACACATCATGGTTCCTTGATGCCTTCAATTATGCTATTGCAACCAACATGGATGTGCTAAATTTGAGTATAGGTGGACCTGATTACTTGGATCTTCCATTTGTGGAAAAG GTTTGGGAAATAACAGCTAATAATATAATCATGGTTTCGGCTATTGGAAATGACGGGCCACTTTATGGGACTTTGAACAACCCAGCAGATCAAAGTGATGTTATTGGTGTTGGTGGCATTGACTACAGTGATCATATAGCCTCATTTTCCTCACGTGGCATGACTACTTGGGAGATTCCACATGG GTATGGCCGCGTTAAACCGGATGTTGTAGCTTATGGGCGAGAAATCATGGGATCCAAGATCAGTACAGGATGTAAAAGTCTATCAGGCACCAGCGTAGCTAGTCCTGTGGTTTCTGGTGTGGTGTGCCTTCTTGTGAGCATTATTCCTGAAAGCAAACGGAAGGACGTTCTAAATCCAGCAAGCATGAAACAAGCACTTGTTGAGGGGGCTGCAAAACTTTCTGGTCCCAACATGTATGAGCAAGGTGCTGGGAGAATTGATCT GTTAGAATCGTATGAAATTCTGAAGATCTACAAACCACGGGCAAGCATCTTCCCTAGTGCTCTTGATTATACTGATTGCCCTTATTCCTGGCCCTTCTGTCATGAGCCACTTTATGCAGGTGCTATGCCTGTTATCTTTAATGCTACTATTCTAAATGGGATGGGTGTAATTGGCTACGTTGAAAGTCCTCCAACATGGCATCCTTTGGATGAGGAAGGGAGCCTTCTAAGCATTCATTTTACCTATTCTAAAGTCATCTGGCCTTGGACTGGTTATATAGCTCTACACATGCAAATTAAGGAGGAAGGTGCACAGTTCTCTGGTGAGATTGAAGGCAATGTCTCTGTTAAGGTATACAGTCCTCCAGCTCCAGGAGAGAAGAGTTATCGAAGTAGTTTGTGTGTGCtccaattaaaattaaaagttgTTTCGACTCCGCCAAGATCTAAACGAATTTTATGGGATCAGTTTCACAGTATAAAATATCCTCCTGGATATATTCCAAGAGATTCTTTGGATGTTCGCAATGATATTCTCGACTGGCATGGAGATCACCTTCAtacaaattttcatattttgttcaACATGTTACGAGATGCGGGATACTATGTTGAAACCCTTGGTTCTCCTTTTACATGTTTCGATGCTCTCCAATATGGTACACTCCTGCTGGTGGATCTTGAAGATGAGTACTTTGAAGAAGAGATTGAGAAACTGAAGGATGATGTTATTAATAATGGATTGGGAATAGCTGTCTTTGCTGAATGGTATAACTTGGATACAATGGTGAAGATGAGGTTCTTTGATGATAACACTAGGAGCTGGTGGACTCCAATTACTGGAGGTGCAAATATTCCTGCATTGAATGATCTTTTAGCTCCTTATGGGATTGCTTTTGGAGACAAAATTCTGAATGGTGACTTTTCTATAAATGGTGAGCAAAGTCGATATGCATCTGGAACAGATATCGTGAGGTTTCCTGGAGATGGGTTCGTGCACAGCTTCCCTTTCCTGGATAGCTCAGAGAGTGGTGCTGCTCAAAACACACTGCTTGCTTCTGGCACGACTAAG GAAGAATCCCCCATTCTAGGGCTTTTAGAGGTGGGTGAAGGTCGTATTGCAGTTTATGGAGACTCCAACTGTTTAGATAGCAGCCATATGGTTACAAATTGTTACTGGCTTTTGAAAAAGATACTAGAATTTACCAACGACAACAGTAGAGATCCTTTGCTTTTCTCAGATTCTGCTAAGTTGGGTGATCCACTTTACAAGGATGATATCCAATTACCTTCACGTCGAACTGATGTTAATTTCACATCGTATTCTGCTGTTTTGGGCAAGGAGTTGATATGCAGGAGTGACTCCAGATTTGATGTGTGGGGAACTAAAGGATACAATCTACATGTTAGAGGAAGACACAGAAGCCGGCCTGGTTATCCTGTTATTTACAAGAGGAAAGGTCTGAATTCCAGTGTGGTAGCTAAGAAGGTTGGGCCTCCCAAATTCACTGAGAACAGCAACAGTGATTCCATTGGAAATAAATACTTGGGAGGCCTGCTTAACCGAGATGAG CTCGATATGCCTGCAATGGTTACCAGCCATTGGCTTGTACCTGCAGCAGTTGCATTTTCTG GCTTGATGATATTATTGAGCATTTGGCGGATTCGACAAAAGCGACGTCGACGACGGAGAGGATCCACCTCAAGCCGGTTGGGCAATGCATAG
- the LOC119997086 gene encoding proline-rich receptor-like protein kinase PERK1 — MSSPAPASPPPGGNNTAPPPSNTAPPPPTTPSAPPPATPAAPPPATPAAPPPATPPPLTPTPSPPASSPPPTGSTSPPPPSTPSDSPPPPSTQVPSPPGSRSSPPPPAAVRSSPPPPRTNSTGGPSNAGVISTGAVVGIAIGGVVILLVLSVLFIFCKKKKRRYGDEGAYYVPPPPPKDDRYGGQQQQWQHNIPPPAGHHAVASVLKPSPPPQVGARPPLSPSYTPAPPQPFVSSSGGSGSGSEVYPPPSPGIGLSFSKSTFTYEELARATDGFSDANLLGQGGFGYVHRGVLPNGKEVAVKQLKAGSGQGEREFQAEVEIISRVHHKHLVSLVGYCITGSQRLLVYEFVPNNTLEFHLHGKGRPTMDWPTRLRIALGSAKGLAYLHEDCHPKIIHRDIKAANILLDFKFEAMVADFGLAKLSSDANTHVSTRVMGTFGYLAPEYASSGKLTDKSDVFSFGVMLLELITGQRPVDSSHSFMEDSLVDWARPLLTRALEEGNLDSLVDPKLQNNYNQNEMARMVACAAACVRHSARRRPRMSQIVRALEGDVSLSDLNEGIKPGHSTVYSSHGSSDYDTSQYKEDMKKFRKMALGTQEYAASSEYSEPTSEYGLYPSGSSGEGQTTREMELGKMKKNGQGFSGNS, encoded by the exons ATGTCCTCACCAGCGCCGGCGTCGCCGCCGCCTGGTGGTAACAACACCGCTCCTCCGCCGTCCAACACCGCTCCTCCGCCTCCAACCACCCCTTCTGCCCCACCGCCAGCTACCCCAGCTGCCCCACCGCCGGCTACCCCCGCCGCCCCTCCGCCGGCAACTCCGCCACCACTAACTCCGACTCCATCTCCACCAGCATCTTCGCCACCTCCGACAGGGTCTACTTCTCCCCCGCCACCATCTACCCCATCTGACTCTCCCCCTCCGCCCTCTACCCAGGTTCCCTCGCCTCCGGGGTCCAGGAGCTCGCCACCGCCACCTGCTGCAGTTAGGAGCTCTCCGCCGCCGCCGAGGACGAACAGCACTGGTGGTCCATCGAATGCGGGTGTGATTTCGACAGGGGCTGTTGTTGGGATTGCAATTGGGGGAGTGGTGATACTTTTGGTTCTGAGTGTGCTGTTTATTTTttgcaagaagaagaagaggagatacGGCGATGAGGGGGCTTACTATGTTCCACCGCCACCACCCAAAG ATGACCGTTATGGTGGTCAACAGCAACAGTGGCAACACAATATTCCTCCACCTGCTGGTCATCATGCTGTTGCATCGGTGCTCAAGCCATCTCCTCCACCACAAGTTGGGGCACGCCCGCCTCTCTCTCCATCTTATACACCTGCACCACCACAACCTTTCGTAAGCAGCAGCGGAGGCTCTGGCTCGGGGTCTGAAGTATACCCACCACCTTCACCTGGCATTGGCTTAAGCTTCTCAAAGAGTACGTTTACGTACGAGGAGTTGGCTAGGGCAACAGATGGCTTTTCAGATGCAAACCTCCTTGGACAAGGTGGTTTTGGCTATGTGCATAGAGGGGTTCTTCCAAATGGAAAAGAAGTGGCTGTCAAACAGTTGAAAGCAGGAAGTGGTCAGGGGGAGCGTGAATTTCAGGCAGAAGTTGAGATTATCAGCCGAGTGCATCACAAGCATCTCGTGTCATTGGTTGGTTACTGCATCACCGGTTCACAGAGATTGCTTGTTTATGAGTTTGTTCCTAATAACACTCTGGAGTTTCACTTACACG GAAAGGGGCGACCTACCATGGATTGGCCAACCAGACTGAGGATTGCATTGGGATCTGCAAAAGGATTAGCATATCTCCATGAGGATT GTCATCCTAAGATCATTCATCGTGACATCAAAGCAGCAAACATACTTCTTGATTTCAAGTTTGAAGCAATG GTTGCAGATTTTGGACTGGCAAAATTATCTTCTGATGCTAATACTCATGTCTCTACCAGGGTCATGGGAACTTTTGG GTATCTGGCTCCAGAATATGCTTCAAGTGGAAAACTAACAGACAAGTCAGACGTTTTCTCCTTCGGTGTCATGCTCTTGGAATTAATTACTGGTCAACGGCCAGTTGACTCAAGCCATTCTTTCATGGAGGACAGTTTGGTAGATTGG GCAAGACCTTTGCTGACACGTGCTCTTGAAGAAGGAAACTTAGATAGCTTGGTTGATCCAAAGCTGCAAAACAATTACAATCAGAATGAGATGGCTCGCATGGTTGCTTGTGCTGCTGCCTGTGTGCGTCATTCAGCAAGACGACGACCACGAATGAGTCAG ATAGTTCGTGCATTGGAAGGAGACGTGTCTCTATCTGATCTCAATGAAGGAATTAAACCCGGTCACAGCACTGTCTACAGTTCACATGGAAGCTCAGACTATGACACCAGTCAATATAAGGAAGACATGAAAAAATTTAGGAAGATGGCATTGGGGACCCAAGAGTATGCTGCCAGTAGCGAGTACAGTGAACCGACCAGTGAATACGGTTTGTATCCTTCTGGATCAAGTGGTGAAGGCCAAACCACTCGAGAAATGGAGCtgggaaagatgaagaagaatggTCAAGGTTTCAGTGGAAATTCTTGA